TTGTTGATGTTGCGGATAGTGATGATCTTGCCCTGGGTGCTGTCATGGGGCACGGAGTAGATGTTCTCCTCCTCGTTCCTCGGCTTGACCACAGCGTCCATGGGCTCAGCGTAGTCCGAGGGGTCAAAGCCATCCGGCGGGAGCCAGCTGGAGGACACAGACTTGCGCTGGCCATCGCGGTGGCCCTGGTCCAAGTAGGACAGGTCCCCCTTGGTGATGTCAAAGTGGACGGGCGGCTTGGGCTTGACGGGCGGCGGGACTCTGTGGTTGAGCTTGCTCTCAAAGTTGCTCATGAAGAAGGACAGCCCGTCGTTGCCCTCCAGCTCCATGGAGAGCTTGGAGTGGTCTTTGGACAGGGAGGGCAGCGGCGTGTCCTCGCGGAACAGCCCGTAGGCGGGGGGCTCGGGGTCCTCCTCCGAGTCCTGCAGGTTGGAGTTGCAGAGCGGCGAGCCGGCCCGCGGCGAGCTGAACACCTCCTCGGTGGTGCTGCAGGCCTCGGCCGCATTGTCGTACATGTGCGCCGCCTCGATGATGTTCTTCTTCTCCACCACGTCCTTGAAGAAGAGGTGGAAGAGCTCCAGCTTGGGCTGTGGCTGCCCGCCGGGGATGCTGGTGAAGCGCCCGTCGATCTCCTGGGCGATCTCCTCGCCCTCCGTCAGCTGCTCCCGGCTCACATCATTGTCCAGGACGTCAAGGGCGCCGTCCGTCAGCGCCACCAGCTGGATGGGAACGATGTCCTGCACTTCACAGAGAAAGGCACGCAGCATGGCCAGGGAGGCCTTCCGCCTGGCCGAGTAGAACACGATGTAGCCGTGCACCAGGCGGCTTTTCCGGACGCTGAAAGAGGAGTGGTAGGAGAGGATAGACAGCTCGATGCGCCGCCGGTGGAGGCCGACGGGCAGTTCCAGCAGGACCGAGCTGCTCCCCCCGCAGTGGGAGGACTTGCAGGTCTGGGCCTGGAGGACGGGGAGCAGGATGTCGTCGGCGCTGAAGGGGTCCCCGCACATCAGGCACATGACGATGCGCAGGTCGGCGTCAGCCAGCTCCTTGATGCTCGGGGTCGAGCCCACCAGGTTGAGGTTGCGCTTCGAGTCCAGGAGGCCCTTCAGCACCTGGCTGATGTGCCGCTCGTTGATGTTGCGGCCGTAGCCGATGCCAGCGGAGGCCGGGTCCAGGAAGACGCACTGCAGCTTGCTGGCGACCTGCTGGCCCTGCTGGATCAGGCTGTGCAGGGACTCGCCGCTGGTGTCGCCCCTCTTGTTCACCAGGATCAGCGTCAGCGGCAGGTGGGCCTGGTGGTTGTCACGCCGGCCCAGCGTGGACTCCCGGCTCTTCTCGATGCTCTCCACCACATAGGACAGGGACTCCTTCGAGTTGTACAGGCAGAGGCAGCCGTGGGGCTGGAAGGTTGGCGTCTGGAAGGAGTTGACCGGGAGCCGGACGTTGCCCTCAATGGGCCGTAGCGACAGCTCGTACATCTTCCCATCGATCACGTACTTGTCGTCGTTGGTGCAGAGGGCGCGGATCTCGTTGGCCAGCTCGCGAGCCAGGCCGTCCCTGCCCAGGATGACCAGGTTGATCCGGTCGATGCTGGGGTCGGACAGGGAGTTCTTCTGGTTCCGGTCGGCCGGCCGGACGAAGCGTGAGGCGATCAGGTGCTCGATCTTGGCGTCCACGCAGGCGGGGCAGCTGGGGCACGTCTCCTTGGTGGGGTGGTAGACAAAGTGGACATGCTTCAGGATGAGGGCGTCGCGCTCTGCCTGCAGCTTCTGCAGCGCCTTGAAGCGCTGCTCCTCCCCCAGCACCTCCTGGATGACGCCCATCTTCTCCTTGCTGGGCTTGGCGTCCAGCTCCAGCTCGTAGAAGAGCTCAGAGCActccagcagcagctcctggaACTCCTCCTTGGCCCGCTCGATGATCTGCTTCTGGTGCTTGCCATACAGGTCCAGGTAGACGGCCTCCTCCAGCCACTGGTAGAAGTCCTCGTTCATGATGAAGCTGCGGGCCTCCTCCCAGGGCTTTCCGGGCGTGATGAAGGGCGAGCTCTCCAGGTTCTCCTTGAAGGCCCGGCGCATCTCAGCTCGCTTCCGCTCGGTCCGCAGCTTCTCCAGGTGGGCCTCGTACAGCTGCTCGGCAGGGACAGTGTCCACCACGTCGAAGGGGATCCGCTCGTTCTCCATGTTGTCGATGTGGCTGGTGGCGTCCCATGgcgtctcctccagcaccacgaaCCACTTAAGGAACTCCGGCTTGGCCTCCAGGAGCTTTTTGGCTTTGGCGCAGCTGAGGTGGTCAATCTCGTCGAGGCTGGGGACCAGGGCCTCGAAGGCCAGCGGCAGGGCCGCCAGGTAGAGCTTCCGCCGGCGCTCCACATGCTCCTGCTTGAGGCGGTGGACGTGCTGCAGGAAGAGCTTCTTGGCCTTCTGCGTGCCCTCCAGGTAGACGTAGTCCTGGTACTCGGGCGAGGCCTGCATCTTGCGGCTGACGCTCAGCCAGCTCTCGTTGTGGTGCTTCACGATGCGGCTCACCAGCCACTCGTACTTGTCCTTGGCCGCGGCGATCTGCTGGCTCTGCTGCTTCAGGGCCTCGAAGTACGGGATGATCTTCGTCTTGCCCCGGCTCTTGTCGATGAGCTGCACTAAGGTGCTGAAGGCCAGGTCCACGTTGACGTTGGACCGGGCCGAGGTCTCCACGACCTGGAGGCTCTTCTTGCTTAAGGCGAAAGTGTGCGCGTCCCGAATGTACCGCTCGACACCCTCATCGCACTTGGTCAGGACCACCACGATGGGCTTCTTGGTCTTGGCCAGCTGGGTGTACAGGTTGGAGACGAACTTGAGCTGGTCGTCAAAGTTCCTGTTCATGCCCCGGCTGACGTCGATGCCCAGGAGGAAGCCGTCCACCAGCAGCTTCCCGTCCGGCATCTGCTTCTGCTCAAAGTCCTGCTCCAGCCCCAGCTGGTCCGTGCAAAAGTACATGAGCTTCTCGGCGGAGGCCAGCTTGGTGGCAGCCGCGCGCTTGATGTAGGGCTGCAGTGCCGTGCTGCGGTGTGGCTGGAAAGTCTGGTCGTCGATGAACTCCGTCTGCTCCACCACGTGCACCTTGCACTCCACGCAGTCCTCCAGGGAGCGGCCCACCTCGCCCCAGTAGAGGAAGTGGTCGTTGTTGACCACGCGGCCCCCGAAGTCGCTGGTGCTGAGCACGGAGGTGTGGTCCAGGTGGAACTCGTCGGCGCTGGGGCGCACGAAGCGGTTGCAGAGGCAGGACTTTCCGACACCGCACTGGCCCTTCTCTTTCTCCGTCCCGGACAGGCCCACCACGCTGATGTTGTAGGTGGGGATGCGGACATCTtgctttcttgccatcatcatcgtGGACACATCCTGCCACAGTCCACCACGGCCGAGATCAGATTCCAGTGGTCCGGGGGCCCTGACGGCGGCCCAGCACCATCAGGGGGTGCCGCCTGCCCGAGCAGCCCAGGGGGCAGGTCCCACGGTGCTTGCACACCAGCGCAAGGTCAGTGCTGGCGGCCTCTCATCGCCGGGGGATCCACATGTCCTGCGAGGGAGAGACGACAAAGGGGAACCCCATCAGCACTATCCATGGAGAGACCGATGACAAAACCCCCTTCCTTTTTCCGGAGTCTACAAAGATTTAGCAGGCACCTCATGTGCCAGACAACCGTGTGCTAGGTGACAGCGTGACAATAAGGCTGGCTGTCACCCACGGACCCACCCCCAGAGGGGAAGACGTGGGCACAAACAGGgctaaaacaaccaaacaaaa
The sequence above is drawn from the Tenrec ecaudatus isolate mTenEca1 chromosome 18, mTenEca1.hap1, whole genome shotgun sequence genome and encodes:
- the ARHGAP35 gene encoding rho GTPase-activating protein 35, yielding MMMARKQDVRIPTYNISVVGLSGTEKEKGQCGVGKSCLCNRFVRPSADEFHLDHTSVLSTSDFGGRVVNNDHFLYWGEVGRSLEDCVECKVHVVEQTEFIDDQTFQPHRSTALQPYIKRAAATKLASAEKLMYFCTDQLGLEQDFEQKQMPDGKLLVDGFLLGIDVSRGMNRNFDDQLKFVSNLYTQLAKTKKPIVVVLTKCDEGVERYIRDAHTFALSKKSLQVVETSARSNVNVDLAFSTLVQLIDKSRGKTKIIPYFEALKQQSQQIAAAKDKYEWLVSRIVKHHNESWLSVSRKMQASPEYQDYVYLEGTQKAKKLFLQHVHRLKQEHVERRRKLYLAALPLAFEALVPSLDEIDHLSCAKAKKLLEAKPEFLKWFVVLEETPWDATSHIDNMENERIPFDVVDTVPAEQLYEAHLEKLRTERKRAEMRRAFKENLESSPFITPGKPWEEARSFIMNEDFYQWLEEAVYLDLYGKHQKQIIERAKEEFQELLLECSELFYELELDAKPSKEKMGVIQEVLGEEQRFKALQKLQAERDALILKHVHFVYHPTKETCPSCPACVDAKIEHLIASRFVRPADRNQKNSLSDPSIDRINLVILGRDGLARELANEIRALCTNDDKYVIDGKMYELSLRPIEGNVRLPVNSFQTPTFQPHGCLCLYNSKESLSYVVESIEKSRESTLGRRDNHQAHLPLTLILVNKRGDTSGESLHSLIQQGQQVASKLQCVFLDPASAGIGYGRNINERHISQVLKGLLDSKRNLNLVGSTPSIKELADADLRIVMCLMCGDPFSADDILLPVLQAQTCKSSHCGGSSSVLLELPVGLHRRRIELSILSYHSSFSVRKSRLVHGYIVFYSARRKASLAMLRAFLCEVQDIVPIQLVALTDGALDVLDNDVSREQLTEGEEIAQEIDGRFTSIPGGQPQPKLELFHLFFKDVVEKKNIIEAAHMYDNAAEACSTTEEVFSSPRAGSPLCNSNLQDSEEDPEPPAYGLFREDTPLPSLSKDHSKLSMELEGNDGLSFFMSNFESKLNHRVPPPVKPKPPVHFDITKGDLSYLDQGHRDGQRKSVSSSWLPPDGFDPSDYAEPMDAVVKPRNEEENIYSVPHDSTQGKIITIRNINKAQSNGSGNGSDSEMDTSSLERGRKVSVVSKPVLYRTRCARLGRFASYRTSFSVGSDDELGPIRKKEEDQASQGYKGDNAVIPYETDEDPRRRNILRSLRRNTKKPKPKPRPSITKATWESNYFGVPLTTVVTPEKPIPIFIERCIEYIEATGLSTEGIYRVSGNKSEMESLQRQFDQDHNLDLAEKDFTVNTVAGAMKSFFSELPDPLVPYSMQMDLVEAHKINDREQKLHALKEVLKKFPRENHEVFKYVISHLNRVSHNNKVNLMTSENLSICFWPTLMRPDFSTMDALTATRTYQTIIELFIQQCPFFFYNRPLGEPASAPPSSPSGLAATVPFLTSTPVPAQPSPPQSPPPTPQSPLQPLLPAQLQAEHTL